One Streptococcus gallolyticus subsp. gallolyticus DSM 16831 DNA window includes the following coding sequences:
- a CDS encoding tyrosine-type recombinase/integrase: MNIKEVIKKDGTKVYRSNVYLGVDSITGKKARTSVTARTKKELKQKAKQAITAFINNGYTTKTKTNIRTYKELAYLWWDSCKNTVKINTRKAVEGQIRVHLLPAFGDYKLEKLTTPIIQQQVNKWANDYNKGKKGAYKHYNQLHALNKRILQYAVIMQLIPFNPAREVIVPRKKQTEEVKIKFLDKQELKQFYDYLDTLDKSKYYNLFDVVLYKTLLATGCRIGEVLALEWSDIDLDNGYISINKTLNRDDEVNCPKSKAGYRDISIDKATILMLKHYKNRQTIQAWQHKRTETVVFSTFVNKYASQPALRRRLERHLKNAGVSYVAFHGLRHTHATIMLNAGIQPKDLQYRLGHSNISMTLNTYVHVTKEGAKNSASFFESAINSLG, encoded by the coding sequence ATGAATATCAAAGAAGTTATTAAAAAAGACGGTACTAAAGTATACCGCTCAAATGTTTATCTTGGAGTAGATAGCATTACAGGAAAGAAAGCACGGACAAGCGTAACCGCACGAACCAAGAAAGAGCTAAAACAAAAAGCAAAACAGGCAATTACTGCTTTCATCAATAACGGATACACAACTAAAACCAAGACCAACATAAGGACTTATAAAGAGCTTGCTTATCTCTGGTGGGATAGTTGCAAAAACACCGTAAAAATAAATACAAGAAAAGCTGTAGAAGGACAAATTAGGGTTCACCTATTACCTGCCTTTGGTGATTACAAATTGGAAAAGCTAACAACTCCCATTATTCAGCAACAAGTCAATAAATGGGCGAACGATTACAACAAAGGGAAAAAAGGCGCTTACAAGCATTACAACCAATTACACGCGCTTAATAAACGAATTTTGCAATATGCTGTCATCATGCAATTGATACCGTTCAACCCTGCGCGTGAGGTGATTGTTCCACGTAAAAAGCAAACAGAAGAGGTTAAAATCAAATTCTTAGACAAGCAAGAATTAAAACAGTTTTACGACTACTTGGATACGCTAGACAAATCAAAATATTATAATCTATTTGACGTTGTCTTATACAAAACTTTGCTTGCTACTGGTTGCCGTATCGGTGAGGTACTAGCTCTTGAATGGTCTGATATTGACTTGGATAATGGCTATATTAGTATTAATAAAACACTAAACCGAGATGATGAGGTAAACTGTCCTAAATCTAAAGCTGGTTACCGTGATATATCCATAGACAAAGCGACAATACTCATGTTGAAACATTACAAGAATCGCCAAACAATCCAAGCATGGCAACATAAACGAACTGAAACAGTTGTATTTTCTACGTTCGTAAATAAATATGCTTCACAGCCAGCATTAAGAAGACGATTAGAACGACACTTAAAAAATGCTGGTGTATCCTACGTGGCTTTCCATGGTCTGCGACACACTCACGCTACCATTATGCTAAATGCTGGTATACAACCAAAAGATTTACAATATAGGTTAGGTCATAGCAATATCAGCATGACACTTAACACGTATGTTCATGTCACAAAAGAAGGTGCTAAAAATTCAGCTAGTTTCTTTGAGTCTGCTATTAATAGTCTGGGGTAG
- a CDS encoding toxic anion resistance protein, with the protein MADTFNFDIDKIAENAITKTDKTTEIIVSSDTSSTGQVSFYDKLSPEQQSAITAKAPALVDNFVADQNALLDFGTSAVEEVNTTVNRILSEQKKLEIPQVDELLKNTNRELNGFIAKYKDAKPAELEKKPNFLQKLFKQGKDTLQEFYFDSQNIEQKMDGMAAAVVKQEETLARNIVSAEMLIEDNNKSIENLVGVIAFIEAAQTEGANRANQLQNEIATLDSATPEYQTKSDELARMTEVINTLEQQHTEYLSRLYVAWTTTPQMRNMVKVSSDMRQKLGMLRRNTIPTMKLSIAQLGILQQSVKSGVTADAIVNANNAALQMLAETSKEAIPMLERTAQSPTVSIQSVTALAESLVEQNNGIIAAIDNGRKQRAQLEAAVVKSAETINDSVKIRDQKIVEALLNEGKESQEKVEKKDVTPEND; encoded by the coding sequence ATGGCTGATACTTTCAACTTTGATATTGATAAAATTGCTGAAAATGCGATTACAAAAACAGATAAAACAACTGAAATTATTGTTTCAAGCGACACCAGCTCAACAGGACAAGTCTCATTCTACGACAAATTGTCACCTGAACAACAATCAGCAATTACAGCTAAAGCACCTGCTTTGGTTGATAATTTCGTTGCTGACCAAAATGCTCTTCTTGATTTTGGAACATCAGCTGTTGAGGAAGTCAACACGACTGTCAATCGCATTTTGTCAGAGCAAAAGAAACTTGAAATTCCTCAAGTAGATGAATTGCTCAAAAACACCAACCGCGAACTAAACGGCTTTATCGCCAAATACAAAGACGCTAAACCTGCTGAGCTTGAAAAGAAACCAAATTTCTTGCAAAAACTTTTCAAACAAGGTAAAGACACTTTGCAAGAATTCTATTTTGATTCGCAAAATATTGAACAAAAAATGGATGGCATGGCTGCCGCTGTTGTCAAACAAGAAGAAACCTTAGCACGTAACATTGTCTCTGCTGAAATGCTTATTGAGGACAATAACAAATCTATCGAAAATCTTGTCGGTGTCATTGCTTTCATCGAAGCCGCTCAAACCGAAGGTGCCAACCGTGCTAACCAATTGCAAAACGAAATTGCTACGCTTGATAGCGCAACGCCTGAATACCAAACAAAATCAGACGAATTGGCACGCATGACCGAAGTTATCAATACATTGGAACAACAACACACCGAATACCTCAGTCGCCTTTATGTCGCTTGGACAACAACGCCACAAATGCGCAACATGGTTAAAGTGTCATCAGATATGCGTCAAAAACTTGGTATGCTACGTCGCAACACCATTCCGACAATGAAATTGTCAATTGCCCAACTCGGTATTCTACAACAATCGGTCAAATCTGGCGTAACTGCTGATGCTATTGTCAATGCTAATAACGCTGCGCTTCAAATGCTTGCTGAAACAAGCAAAGAAGCCATTCCAATGCTCGAACGCACAGCACAAAGCCCAACCGTTTCAATCCAATCCGTGACCGCACTTGCTGAAAGCCTCGTCGAACAAAATAACGGCATTATTGCTGCAATCGACAACGGTCGAAAACAGCGTGCTCAACTCGAAGCAGCCGTTGTCAAATCTGCTGAGACAATCAACGATTCTGTTAAAATTCGTGACCAAAAAATCGTTGAAGCTCTCCTCAACGAAGGTAAAGAAAGCCAAGAAAAGGTCGAAAAGAAAGACGTCACACCAGAAAACGACTAA
- a CDS encoding LytTR family DNA-binding domain-containing protein: MEIKKYFGDILELKKRLAAWKDLPLSVVIDEKSPKDISLIFGNYSDKEVIDFFETNFHPSYRHIIGYKQEDGYGDILVKCDYKSILYFEGIGDKVYAYSSDMTVLLKNRLYEVEEFSRFYVRISKSFVVNILAVEKILPALNGKILIALSDGQELVVTRKYKKQFLEYLEA, translated from the coding sequence ATGGAAATAAAAAAATATTTTGGTGATATTTTAGAACTTAAAAAAAGATTGGCAGCTTGGAAGGATTTACCTCTTTCAGTTGTTATTGATGAAAAGTCACCTAAGGATATTTCACTTATTTTTGGCAATTATTCTGACAAGGAAGTTATTGATTTTTTTGAAACAAATTTTCACCCTAGTTATCGACATATTATTGGTTATAAGCAGGAAGATGGCTATGGTGATATTTTAGTTAAATGTGATTATAAAAGTATTCTTTATTTTGAAGGAATTGGAGATAAAGTTTACGCTTATTCTTCCGATATGACAGTTCTGCTAAAAAATAGACTCTATGAGGTAGAAGAATTTAGTAGATTTTATGTTAGGATTAGTAAATCATTTGTCGTTAATATTTTAGCTGTTGAAAAAATTCTTCCAGCTCTAAATGGGAAAATATTAATTGCATTGAGTGATGGTCAAGAGCTAGTTGTCACTCGTAAATATAAGAAACAATTTTTAGAATATTTGGAGGCTTAA